A window of Phaseolus vulgaris cultivar G19833 chromosome 4, P. vulgaris v2.0, whole genome shotgun sequence genomic DNA:
NNNNNNNNNNNNNNNNNNNNNNNNNNNNNNNNNNNNNNNNNNNNNNNNNNNNNNNNNNNNNNNNNNNNNNNNNNNNNNNNNNNNNNNNNNNNNNNNNNNNNNNNNNNNNNNNNNNNNNNNNNNNNNNNNNNNNNNNNNNNNNNNNNNNNNNNNNNNNNNNNNNNNNNNNNNNNNNNNNNNNNNNNNNNNNNNNNNNNNNNNNNNNNNNNNNNNNNNNNNNNNNNNNNNNNNNNNNNNNNNNNNNNNNNNNNNNNNNNNNNNNNNNNNNNNNNNNNNNNNNNNNNNNNNNNNNNNNNNNNNNNNNNNNNNNNNNNNNNNNNNNNNNNNNNNNNNNNNNNNNNNNNNNNNNNNNNNNNNNNNNNNNNNNNNNNNNNNNNNNNNNNNNNNNNNNNNNNNNNNNNNNNNNNNNNNNNNNNNNNNNNNNNNNNNNNNNNNNNNNNNNNNNNNNNNNNNNNNNNNNNNNNNNNNNNNNNNNNNNNNNNNNNNNNNNNNNNNNNNNNNNNNNNNNNNNNNNNNNNNNNNNNNNNNNNNNNNNNNNNNNNNNNNNNNNNNNNNNNNNNNNNNNNNNNNNNNNNNNNNNNNNNNNNNNNNNNNNNNNNNNNNNNNNNNNNNNNNNNNNNNNNNNNNNNNNNNNNNNNNNNNNNNNNNNNNNNNNNNNNNNNNNNNNNNNNNNNNNNNNNNNNNNNNNNNNNNNNNNNNNNNNNNNNNNNNNNNNNNNNNNNNNNNNNNNNNNNNNNNNNNNNNNNNNNNNNNNNNNNNNNNNNNNNNNNNNNNNNNNNNNNNNNNNNNNNNNNNNNNNNNNNNNNNNNNNNNNNNNNNNNNNNNNNNNNNNNNNNNNNNNNNNNNNNNNNNNNNNNNNNNNNNNNNNNNNNNNNNNNNNNNNNNNNNNNNNNNNNNNNNNNNNNNNNNNNNNNNNNNNNNNNNNNNNNNNNNNNNNNNNNNNNNNNNNNNNNNNNNNNNNNNNNNNNNNNNNNNNNNNNNNNNNNNNNNNNNNNNNNNNNNNNNNNNNNNNNNNNNNNNNNNNNNNNNNNNNNNNNNNNNNNNNNNNNNNNNNNNNNNNNNNNNNNNNNNNNNNNNNNNNNNNNNNNNNNNNNNNNNNNNNNNNNNNNNNNNNNNNNNNNNNNNNNNNNNNNNNNNNNNNNNNNNNNNNNNNNNNNNNNNNNNNNNNNNNNNNNNNNNNNNNNNNNNNNNNNNNNNNNNNNNNNNNNNNNNNNNNNNNNNNNNNNNNNNNNNNNNNNNNNNNNNNNNNNNNNNNNNNNNNNNNNNNNNNNNNNNNNNNNNNNNNNNNNNNNNNNNNNNNNNNNNNNNNNNNNNNNNNNNNNNNNNNNNNNNNNNNNNNNNNNNNNNNNNNNNNNNNNNNNNNNNNNNNNNNNNNNNNNNNNNNNNNNNNNNNNNNNNNNNNNNNNNNNNNNNNNNNNNNNNNNNNNNNNNNNNNNNNNNNNNNNNNNNNNNNNNNNNNNNNNNNNNNNNNNNNNNNNNNNNNNNNNNNNNNNNNNNNNNNNNNNNNNNNNNNNNNNNNNNNNNNNNNNNNNNNNNNNNNNNNNNNNNNNNNNNNNNNNNNNNNNNNNNNNNNNNNNNNNNNNNNNNNNNNNNNNNNNNNNNNNNNNNNNNNNNNNNNNNNNNNNNNNNNNNNNNNNNNNNNNNNNNNNNNNNNNNNNNNNNNNNNNNNNNNNNNNNNNNNNNNNNNNNNNNNNNNNNNNNNNNNNNNNNNNNNNNNNNNNNNNNNNNNNNNNNNNNNNNNNNNNNNNNNNNNNNNNNNNNNNNNNNNNNNNNNNNNNNNNNNNNNNNNNNNNNNNNNNNNNNNNNNNNNNNNNNNNNNNNNNNNNNNNNNNNNNNNNNNNNNNNNNNNNNNNNNNNNNNNNNNNNNNNNNNNNNNNNNNNNNNNNNNNNNNNNNNNNNNNNNNNNNNNNNNNNNNNNNNNNNNNNNNNNNNNNNNNNNNNNNNNNNNNNNNNNNNNNNNNNNNNNNNNNNNNNNNNNNNNNNNNNNNNNNNNNNNNNNNNNNNNNNNNNNNNNNNNNNNNNNNNNNNNNNNNNNNNNNNNNNNNNNNNNNNNNNNNNNNNNNNNNNNNNNNNNNNNNNNNNNNNNNNNNNNNNNNNNNNNNNNNNNNNNNNNNNNNNNNNNNNNNNNNNNNNNNNNNNNNNNNNNNNNNNNNNNNNNNNNNNNNNNNNNNNNNNNNNNNNNNNNNNNNNNNNNNNNNNNNNNNNNNNNNNNNNNNNNNNNNNNNNNNNNNNNNNNNNNNNNNNNNNNNNNNNNNNNNNNNNNNNNNNNNNNNNNNNNNNNNNNNNNNNNNNNNNNNNNNNNNNNNNNNNNNNNNNNNNNNNNNNNNNNNNNNNNNNNNNNNNNNNNNNNNNNNNNNNNNNNNNNNNNNNNNNNNNNNNNNNNNNNNNNNNNNNNNNNNNNNNNNNNNNNNNNNNNNNNNNNNNNNNNNNNNNNNNNNNNNNNNNNNNNNNNNNNNNNNNNNNNNNNNNNNNNNNNNNNNNNNNNNNNNNNNNNNNNNNNNNNNNNNNNNNNNNNNNNNNNNNNNNNNNNNNNNNNNNNNNNNNNNNNNNNNNNNNNNNNNNNNNNNNNNNNNNNNNNNNNNNNNNNNNNNNNNNNNNNNNNNNNNNNNNNNNNNNNNNNNNNNNNNNNNNNNNNNNNNNNNNNNNNNNNNNNNNNNNNNNNNNNNNNNNNNNNNNNNNNNNNNNNNNNNNNNNNNNNNNNNNNNNNNNNNNNNNNNNNNNNNNNNNNNNNNNNNNNNNNNNNNNNNNNNNNNNNNNNNNNNNNNNNNNNNNNNNNNNNNNNNNNNNNNNNNNNNNNNNNNNNNNNNNNNNNNNNNNNNNNNNNNNNNNNNNNNNNNNNNNNNNNNNNNNNNNNNNNNNNNNNNNNNNNNNNNNNNNNNNNNNNNNNNNNNNNNNNNNNNNNNNNNNNNNNNNNNNNNNNNNNNNNNNNNATTTTGTTTTTGGTTAATATATTCTCACTAAATTATTAATGTACCTTGATGGTTTCACAATTCCACTACCATCTTTAAGAATATGAATTGTTCTCTTCTTCTAGGAAGATGCAAGGCAAACTGAATCGTATCTTACAAAATTGATTTCATATGGAGAGATAAGAAGACAAAATTTTACTGACTTTTTtccattgtaaaaaaaattatgatgtcAATCAACATAAAATAAAGCATCCTTAGTTTGTTCCCGTTTCCATATTCCCAAAcctgaattttatttcaatactAAATTCATTAAATTTACTCACTAATATGagaaaatattataatctttaaatgattttgccaaataaaatttatatggcAACCCTTTCAACTTTGTGTAAATTTTAGTTAAAGAAGTTATGTATAACTTACTGATGGAACAGACTCTCTCGGGCTTGCAAATCTCTCTATGATTCTCACACCTTGTTTTGATCAAAAGGCATGAATATTTAAACATGTAAATTATTAAACTAACAACTTACGTTTGCATAATAAGAATACATATATCTTGGAAATGATCTTCATAATCATATTTGCTTATTACCAAAATATCTCACCAAACATTATGGTCAAAAATTAGTCAGTACCATAATAAAACATAATCTCTccataataatcataacattacaattttatttttcattagagtaaatttaataatgttctttgtgttctaagttaaattttaaataattacaattttatttttcattagagTAAACTTAATAATGTTCTTTGTgttctaaattaaattttaaatattatgcaaTTCCAATTTAATTCTATTGTTTGTTCCGCAGGAGGCTTAATTTTCATAGAATCATAATATCAATTAATCAAAAAATTTGGTAAGGATTGTTCCCcttatattttttgttgttgacAAAAACAAGACATGTGTGTATCTTATTCCTTTGTATGCATGTGCTATGTCTAAagtataattattatctttattgaatgcctaatttattttgatatgaatatagggaatttaaaaaattgtaaatgaaaattattaatatcttgATATAAAAGTGATAACATATAaccttttttttcaaatttggaaACGAAGAAGGTCTTATAAGaatgatattaataaaatcTGACAAAAACAAAACAGTGTTGTTATTTTGAGATGATGTAAGAACTTCAAAAAAATCATGGAAtatagtatttttaaaaaattatataatgtttAACTAATTAAACTTGATccataattttgtttatttataggTATGTAGGTATAAGCTGAAAATAGATATAGGATTGTGACACACATCATGACATGTTTagatatattgataaaattatttcaacACATTAAGTATAAAATTTAGTAACACACTTTACATTAAAAGAACCTTTAGCTTTTTCAAAAAACCATAGGTTATAAATTGAGATGATTGAGATTCATTGTTCTCACAAATATTCATAATGAATTACCTTAGTGTTTTGTTTTTGGTCTTTTTATTCTTCCATGATTATGCTCAAGCTTTTGACTATTGGAAGATTTCACAATTTTGGCCAAGAGGCCTTTGTCATCGTAATCCTTCATGTCTGAGAACAAAACCAAAACCATTGGAGTTCACTATACATGGTTTATGGCCATCTAACTGGAAAGGACCACTTTCCTGCACACAAGAACAATTCAATCCTTCTCTGGTAAGATTTCTATTTcttaataatagtattattttaatataatactGGAAAGTGATattctttgtttattttattagataACAAGCTTAGATGCTCACCTTCATCAAGTTTGGCCAAGTTATTATCATCAGAATGATGGAATCTTTTGGGGGAAGGAGTGGATGCGTCATGGAACGTGCTCTAACCTGCAACAATTTGATTTCTTCACATTGAACATAGATATCTACGAAAGGAACAATCTGACAGATATACTTAAAAATGCGGGTATAGTAAATGGTAAAACATATAATAGAAATATTATCAGCTTAGCCATAGGCAGAGCATTGCATGTTGAACCACGACTAATCTGTAAATCTACTTCTAAATCTACTGTATCTATTCTAACTGAAATAAGGATCTGTTTAGACAAAAGCAGAATCCCCCAGTACATCAATTGTTCTCTACCATCACAACTAGTATCTTGTGCTAACTTTATaaactttatttaataatatataatataatatgatataactaattaatgaataattcaaatattaaatacacATATCTACAATTATATGTTATAGCTTGTTTTCTGTTGGGACTTGGTATGCTACCCTCCCTATGTTATTTTATCTTCTACGTCACTCATAAATAAAGATTTCACTTCTATACTTCTATTCTGTTGCATATATATCTTTCTCttctttaatttatgtttattactTCATACTCTATTTCACTCATTATTAATAAATGGAACATTCTTTCatatttatcatattattttattttatcagataataataataacgatattttataattataattcataCTCACACAATTATTATAATGTATTATACTATGCatattattgtaataaaaaattgaatattttaccGAATAAATAATACcaattgtaataaaaaatagttcttAACTTTTTTTGTCAACTAAGTTATTTGAACTTTCTTCAGACACCCCATGCACTCCGCTATAAGAAAATGCAACTTTAGCATGCATACAAAACAACAAAAGGgggaaagagagaaagaattTGATTCCTACCAGCATTAAAGAGAATAGGCAGATGACAATTAATTAACAAAACATTAATTTGTCCTAAACTAGAACATTAGACAAAAAATAATCTTCATAAAGCAATGTCCACTatgtaaaattgataaatttatctttaaagAGAAGTTAAAAATTGTGGAATTGAACTAACTGTAAGTGGTAGCAAGCTTCCTATGATTAATGCAATTAATAGAACTTTCCTGCATGTCAAATTTAACAAGATTGCAAATAATCGTTAAGAAATAACCAACAAAGGAAGAAATATAACCTGTTGATAGAGAATAGAAATTCAATTGAAAAGAGATAAAAATTGACATCACAATAAATCAGAAAGAGACAACATTTAAGAAAGAAGACTTACTTTATATTGATATTTGTAAGTCAATTACATCCACAACTTCATATTTACCAACAAATTGAACATTAGAAAAGGGGTGAAGATccaaaatgttatttttcatctAGTCAATGTGAGAAGTTTACAGTTTATGAAAGTACTATTTAaccataaatataataatattcacTCACAAAATATAACAACTCAGATTCCCCTCCCTATCTGCTCTTTGAGAAACTAAATAAGACAACGTGATGGAATTTCTCAGTACACATGAtgcaaaaaaattgttttaactcaactgcaaaaaaaaaaaaaactaacatcgGCTTAAGGAAACATGTGATTAATTAGTATGAAATTATCTCTATTTAACTACGTAAATTTTGAACAGATTGAGGAGCATGGTTGTAGTAAGGGGTTAGGCATATCCCAAAACCGCAACTCGTGACATAAATCTAGGCTTCTCTTGAATCaggaaaataagtttttaaggCATTTTCTATGCCTTTAAACAGTGGAGGAGCAGTCAACACCCTTTGATCTAAGTCGGATTCTCCCTGCTCAAACATCCCCTCCCAAACACAAAGATCTACTTCCATTAAAACTCATTCATTCCGATTAAACATCAAATAAATGCACCACAGTTCAGAAAATGGAGATCTAGGGAGTGAGAAATGGGAAAAATGAAAAGTAATTTCGAGAAACCAAATCAAGCAAAATGAAACCTAATACCAAATACGAGCTTCGGTTGGGATGATGGAGCTTCAATATTGGTAACATTTTACCTTCTATAAACAAACTTTGTGAGAAAGTGTTTGAACAAAAATTTGTGGTTGAAGCTGAACCAGAAGACAACAGTTTATTCCTGACTTTTTACTTACATATTATCAAGAAGACAACATTTTACTGACTTTTttcattgtaaaaaatattatgatgtCAATCAGAATAAAATAAAGCATCCTTAGTTTGTTCCCGTTTCCATATTCCCAAGCCAGAATTCTACTTCAATACTAAATTCATTAAATTTACTCACTAATATGAGAAAATATTATAATCTGTAAATTTtgtcaaataaaatttatatggcAACCCTTTAAACTTTGTGTAAATTTTAGTTAAAGAAGCTATGTATAACTAATTGATGGAACAGTTCGAAGAGGGTTTTGAGAGACATGAAACAGACTCTCTCGGGCTTGCAAATCTCTCTATGATTCTTCCTGCTTGTTTTGATCGAAAGGCATGTATATTTAAACatgtaaaatatatatgttGGAAATGATCTTCATAACCATTCCTATTGAAGTGAACACATCATACCAACTCCCCTTCACTAGAATATAATTAGAAGCAAAAATAGTCCTACAAGAAAAGGTTTCTACATACCATTTTGAATCAAAGGAATCAATTGAAGCTAGCCTAGTTATGTGACCAGTTCCATCAGAAGATGTAGCGCCATCAAATTGTCTAACCGAAGCCGCAAAACCTTCTGCAATGTGAGAGGACTCCATGATGAATCATGCACATCATCAGCTGCAGATGACAGAGTCTACAAGTTTAAATTATACCAGTGTTAGACACTTTATGTTGATCAACAGATAACGAGGACTAGAAATGAAGGTTCCTTTTCTTATTCTCGATAAATGACATTTCAAAGAGCAAAGTAATGGTAGTCACACCACATGTTCCAGAGCAACCTTTGGAAGAATTTGTGCCCTCAAGTTATCCCAATCAACCCCCTTGGAGGAATTTGCAAAATTGCCATGGAATTGTTGAATGTGAATAAAAAACTACGAAAAAGTCCTAAGCCTTacaaccaataaaaaaaaaatcaatggaTACGGATTAGAGGAATGAAATTGAACATTGCTACTCCCAAATTAACAAGAAATTCTTGCAAAATTCATGCCAGTAAAATCCATATCAAACCAAAAactcaataataaaaacaaaaggcaaAGAACAAGAGAGACATAAAAATACTAACTTTTTTCTCTCTGTTCATAAAATGGAAAGAACCCATAAGAACAAAAACTACTTCAGAACTCCTACATTTATGAGATCCCCAAATGCAAAACAAAAACTACAAAGAAAATGTGAAAAACACAAACTTCTTTACCATCTTATTTTGCAAACTAaatgaaaaattgaaacattttttttcaattttaattaaaatggtGGAGTTGAGGAAGAACCAAAAGAGTGAGGAGGAGAACAAACCTGAAACAACCGAATCCGACCAATCCACGACCTATCTTGTGATTTGAGCTTCACGTAAGGCTCCAGCGACACGCTTGAAATCGCATAGATTAGGTTTTCTCTTGATGGCCAAATTCTAAACACCACCCCGTTGCTGAAAGCAGATAGTAAATTTTTAGGGttcaaagaaagaaataagAGGGTTTAGGGTTTCAAAATAGAAGAAATGAGAGCGTTTCTTGACGGGGGTTCAAAGACATGCAAAATATTGGATAAATTCCATATCTaacaccatttacacttttatttttctaactaatacttttttgtttttattttcatccttttgtttttatttctctgtCTAgcatccttttattttttattttttattttcctatctagcatcattttaaaaataaataaataaataataaattattattttttttataattttaattttgaatgcattaaaaaataagtatttttaatgtttaaaatagttagaaatataattaatgaataaataaatgaatttttacaaaataaaaataaaaaagtaataaattaaaaatgtttagtttaaattatttttttaagaatgaagaaaataagaaattaaaccctataacaacataaaatttgaatctataaacataaattagtatttatttttattattattgatgatgtaatcatgttaatttaaagtaaaaaatacaggacataactataaaaaaaccaaagtcaattagtcttaattaatagtggacacataaataatattgaagtgtctaccctaaatgcaaaatcctaaaaaaaaaactaatgcaaatgctacacttaatgcttaaaaatgagaagaaaaaaatgcaaaaataaataagtatagaaaataaaaacaaaaaataaataaacaatggcagaaaaaaataataactaaaaacatataagatataaaataaaggcaaaacaaaataagataattatgcaagatataaaaaaatataaaaatccaaaCAAGATCAAGATAAGATATATAagacgatactaaataagtagatgttgatcataaaaagaaaataaatgaaagatgatcattcatttaatattttcttcaatggtacattaaatagtttgtgcaaaatgaaacataattaatgacaaGAAGTGCACAATCCAATAATGTTGGGACATGTTCTTTTTatgtttgacaatatgaacatttttttgttcgATCATATTGTTCTTTTATGTCCATATCAGTTCTTATTCGACTTGACTTATGTCTCCCCTTTGATGTTATTTTCATGTCAAGACTTGAGCATAGTATTTGACCAGTGTATGCAGGCCAATACTCTTCATTTACGAGTTCCATCAAATAGTCTTTCATAACATGAAAAATCTGTTgcaatgttgttgtttttattttctatatttatttatttttacatttttcttcttctcatttttaagcattaagtgtagcaattgcattaatttttttttttaggattttgcatttaaggtaggtagacacttcaatattatttgggcgttcaatattaattaatactaattgattttgaatttttttataattatgtcctgtattgtttagttgaaattaacatgattacatcattaataataataaaaacaaatactaATCTATATTTATAgatcaacttttatgttgttgtagagtttaattttttattttcttaattcttaaaaaaaaaattaactaaacatttttaatttacttttttatttttattttgtaaaaactcatttctttattcattaattatatttctaactattttaaacattaaaaatacttattttttaatgtattcaaaattaaaattataaaaaaatatttaatttattatttatttatttatttttgaaatggtgctagatagagaaataaaaaataaaagggtgctagatagggaaataaaaacaaaatggtgctagataggaaaataaaaacaaaatggtgctagatagggaaataaaaatgtaaatggtgctagatagggaattgagcCGCAAAATAGAATGTTTTGGGGTAATTTATTTTTGGGAAATGTTTTGGAGGAACGgggaaaattatttttgaaaaaaagaataatattatgcacggaacaaaaatgaaaaatagtGGTGGTTCTaaataatacattttgaaaaagaaaaatgacgTTTATTAACTTGTCATATTATACGGAAAATTATGAcgatttttaaagaaaaaaaaagaaaagagattATGGAAATAGAAAgtaaaaaatttgatttcttcaAATTGACATTAGATTTCTACACAAGGATCTAAAAGCAATACTTAAAAATACAGGTATATTACATGGTAACccatattataaaaatattaccaCTCTCATTTTAGAGGTTTTATGAGACTTTATCATATAAATAAGAGTCTCTTGTACATGTTTTTCAACTTTGATTTGAGTAATAAAGTGTTATCCAATTTGTGAGACACTTTTACTTATTCAAAGTTCTCTCTAGAGTTGTCTTCTTGTTAGACAAATTTCTAGACTCCTCCTAGTAGTGTTGACCCAACTTTATTCTATAAATTAAGTGTTGGCCTAACCTCACTTATATTCATTGTCATAATTCCCATCTCTTTCAAAATTTCTACAATTCTTCATGTTTCCGCAATATCAATTCATCTTCCATAGAagatattcaaatcaaaacaacaaagaaGAAGATCTACAAATGAATATGCAAGTTAGGATTTCATCTATTTCAACGACTTTTACAAAGTCATCCTGTAGAACCAGAACAATCACAAAGAGATAACCTATTCCACataaagtataaagttttttgaataaaatttgtTCTGTAATACTGATAGTGACTTTTGATGTAACTATTATAGCTACAAGTTAGGAAATAAATTGGCCTTGCAAGTTATCCCACATCCCCATCCCTATAAACTAGATTGGATTAGTCAAGAGGGTGGTGTGGTAGCTGGAACCAAGTGAGTGTACCTATATccataggaaaataaaaatagttttttttttgtgtgattgAGTTTCAATGAAAATAGGTCACATCATTCTTAGGAGACCCTAACAATTTGatcataatatttttcatgaaggaCATACTAAGAAAATCACTTTCTCTTTTCAAGGTCATAAATTTGTTTTGTATCCTCTTACACCTCAACATGTGAGAGaggataaaataaaactaaaaacaaaataagatagtgaaaaagaaaaagaaaaatttgaaaaaaattaaacaaattgttTCCATATAGCCTCTTTGCATACTCACATCACCATCCTTGGAGAGAGGTACTTCTTCTTCCATTTATATTTCTTCTTCTACTTTTGCAAAAtttctcaaaataaaaaacaaaaattacaaaaaactTTGATTTTCACCATGGTTTTATaccatttgttttcttttgcatTCTCTTAGTGTTTGCTATTTTTTTTACAGGTGGATTCATGAACCTAGTGGCTACCCGAAGCAGATCTGAggacaaattcttttgaacaaGTGAGAGCCTACAAGTCATATCCAGGTCCAAGCCGAAAGCCCAGACCGAGAGGTCCAAGCCAAAAGTCAAACCGGCAGCTCGCACCGAGAGGTCAACAACCTCAAAAGAAATAAGATTGTTTATAAGTCCTTGCAAGAACAAGAAGATTTATCTTCCTCCATGTTAGTACATGAAATAAGATGAACCTATCCTTTTCAGAGACATAGTCACGAGATCCAATTCATGGTAGCACtatattgaataaaatattgtGAATCATCCTACCCAATATCATAAGGTTCAAGCTCTTAATAAACCCTTGAACCACAACATTTGACCCCTCAGTAGGTATAAAGACACCATTTAAGATGATATCTACTTCCTCAATTGTCAAGTCATCATCTATGATGATGAGAACTTTACTCCTTCCTCCTTCAAGATTTCGATTTAGAGATCAAGTACAACATCATATTGATCATACGAATTCAGATAGTTGATTTATTGTATCAGAATCATTTTTTAGATAAACAAGTCAATTCTTGCAACTTGTAGATATTCTTGCAATTCAAATCGTGTCTTGAGATATCCACGTGCATGTTTCTTCTAATTATTTTGAACTTGTAATTTTgtatttacatgttttttttatatattttttttttgacttctttcttgtttttttttttttgcatctttcactcttttgattttttttttataaactttagATCCATCTTTCATTTTTGTTAGACTCTCACTTCACTAGattaatatatgaaaatttatcTATGTTTTAACAAATTGTAGTACCTTAACTATTAGATGTTTTGAAATACCAACATTTTGTGACATGAGTATCACATTAGACTATGAACATTACAAAAACAAATAACTGC
This region includes:
- the LOC137837103 gene encoding uncharacterized protein, which gives rise to MESSHIAEGFAASVRQFDGATSSDGTGHITRLASIDSFDSKWKVLLIALIIGSLLPLTVRARSMTHPLLPPKDSIILMIITWPNLMKESGPFQLDGHKPCIVNSNGFGFVLRHEGLR